A genomic segment from Acyrthosiphon pisum isolate AL4f chromosome A3, pea_aphid_22Mar2018_4r6ur, whole genome shotgun sequence encodes:
- the LOC100575264 gene encoding uncharacterized protein LOC100575264, whose protein sequence is MMKKREHSLKQFSVNIQMQSCVMFFPHTVKYIMVEKPIEDDSQELDKPPEPVMVEKRVCEVAHSCATKYEELIAIEAKDVELTEDNLNELFFMEKEFLESFPKELVDQLLSKKVYSVMLSMPTIKQDTVVQEAITEDENLPEPIDLMGVIEQKLSTIIYGDGTPLCPSPNSLADVHKKVNKSGQNLPSIYTPRNPLSKASALTILFSKFCQNNGYVAPLPPLPQYLVIFDINKSNIVLPIIEDLEEKVVYYGFFRSADPEKPKLLCKDPELLATYGMDRVGKDAKLVLSVLMDDKDKSLLRFVDVGPIYVSPDHEAGIDDAIKFFPHDFDEMDGEVKLWLAQQEVRDEEANDANVLGDGEEGVVVEEENSPPDQQQEPTQPTVVG, encoded by the exons ATGATGAAAAAGAGAGAACATTCTCTGAAACAATTTTCGGTCAACATTCAAATGCAGTCGTGCGTCATGTTTTTCCCTCACACGGTCAAGTACATTATGGTGGAAAAACCAATTGAAGATGACTCTCAAGAACTCGATAAACCTCCTGAACCCGTCATGGTAGAAAAAAGGGTGTGCGAGGTGGCCCACTCGTGTGCTACTAAGTACGAGGAACTTATTGCTATTGAAGCTAAAGATGTGGAGTTGACGGAAGACAATTTAAATGAG ttgttttttatgGAAAAAGAATTTTTGGAAAGTTTTCCGAAAGAATTGGTCGATCAACTGTTGAGTAAAAAAGTGTACTCGGTAATGTTGTCAATGCCAACTATAAAACAAGACACCGTAGTTCAAGAAGCCATCACAGAAGACGAAAATCTACCTGAGCCCATCGACTTAATGGGAGTAATAGAGCAGAAGTTAAGCACAATAATTTACGGCGACGGAACCCCATTATGTCCTAGTCCGAATTC GCTTGCAGATGTGCATAAGAAAGTAAATAAATCCGGACAAAATTTACCATCGATTTATACCCCAAGAAATCCGTTGAGTAAAGCTTCGGCGCTGACCATTTTGTTCAgcaaattctgccaaaacaatGGATACGTTGCACCTCTGCCGCCTTTACCTCAG TACCTTGTCATTTTTGATATCAACAAATCAAACATAGTGTTACCGATTATCGAAGATCTTGAAGAAAAAGTCGTCTATTACGGGTTTTTCCGTAGCGCCGATCCCGAAAAACCCAAGCTACTCTGCAAAGATCCCGAATTGTTAGCTACATATGGCATGGACAGAGTTGG CAAAGACGCCAAATTGGTGTTGTCTGTGCTCATGGACGACAAGGATAAGAGTCTGTTGCGGTTCGTTGACGTCGGGCCAATTTACGTGAGTCCTGATCACGAGGCGGGCATTGACGATGCTATTAAGTTTTTCCCACACGACTTCGACGAGATGGATGGCGAAGTAAAGTTGTGGCTGGCCCAGCAGGAGGTTCGAGATGAGGAAGCTAACGACGCGAACGTCTTGGGTGATGGTGAAGAAGGTGTGGTGGTGGAAGAAGAGAACTCTCCGCCGGATCAGCAACAGGAACCAACGCAGCCAACCGTCGTCGGTTAA